A DNA window from Aquarana catesbeiana isolate 2022-GZ linkage group LG01, ASM4218655v1, whole genome shotgun sequence contains the following coding sequences:
- the MAP1B gene encoding microtubule-associated protein 1B, which produces MATVVEPGPDTEPILNPSSTTTSSSPSLSHRFLDSKFYLLVVIGEIVTEEHLRCAIANIERGIRSWDTKLTECNLDQELKLFVSRHSARFSPEVRGQKILHHRSDVLETVVLINPSDEAVSTEVRLMITDAARHKLLVLTGQCFENTGELILQSGSFSFQNFIEIFTDQEIGELLSNTHPANKASLTLYCPEEGHWKDSNLDRHNLQDFINIKLNSSSVLPEMEGLSEFTEYLSESVEIPSPFDILEPPTSGGFLKLSKPCCYIFPGGRGDSALFAVNGFNMLVNGGSERKSCFWKLIRHLDRVDSILLTHIGDDNLPGINSMLQRKMAELEEEQSQGSTTNSDWMKNLISPDLGVVFLNVPDNLKNPEPNFKVRRSIEEACSTLQYLNKLSMRPEPLFRNVGNTIEPIILFQKMGVGKLEMYVLNPVKGSKETQYFMQQWSGSNKDKAGLVLPNGQEVEIPVNYLTSISSLIVWHPSNPLEKIVRVLFPGNTTQYQILEGLEKLKHLDFLKQPVITQKDLSDYISSPAVKQTKIKQRAESKESLKMSSKATSSKPNKKESKEEPADIVKSQPDQSEKVESKDKTLVKKAQKIEAKTSSEKSAVNKEESIIKPEVAEKQKTDVKPKAVKEKAVKKEVKAKPEEVKKETTKKEEKMPVKHKKEIKEDKPKKDVKEEKPKKEVKEDKSKKEDKPKKEAKKEIKKEEKHEIKKEVKKEAPQKEVKKEVKKEDKEKKEEKDAKKEAKRPAKESKKIAATPSDAKKPAVKAKAQKKEESVTKESAAPVKSKDKTKVNKKVAEKKSLAAAEAAAVTAAVAATASVAALAIATGNIDNMVAERSLMSSPEDLTKDFEELQNEGIINEELKSHLQALSPTDEPVIVQTESYTIKNENTSSEQPADSPDEGITTMEGECEQTPEELEVIEKHRVGEIDKFEDEGTGLEESSEAGDYEEKAETEEVEEQMEDIEERASLVEHHTGEFAETDETEEDVESDVVKHLKSKHEDMIDSETAEEQAEEDIDESAEKVEADETEEEVEEDKTDDAKDDEETEKLEAEDHYLTAIKDKSEMVSDTEDKYILSSTPSKTSEPQSPAVEPGASIHDETLPGGSESEATASDEENREDQPEEFTATSGFTHSTIEISSEPTPMDDMSTPRDVMSDETNNEESESPSQEYVNITKYEASLYSQEYDRTRVSPLLEGLNGLSDVSKTDATDGKEYNASASTISPPSSLEEDKFSKSSLRDAYTHGHLDVKGSTNLEIQDDYDLEEKLSPSKSPAPPSPISKTPLSERSVNFDLTPNEIKTSDLGILPPLHDHEQDITEQCPSPDDKTVEVASPSQSAAGSAGHTPYYQSPTDEKASNLPPETAEKTSVPIVFEFSDTKERSESPQISPMDEPVPDSESPIEKVLSPLRSPPLIGSEITYDRFLTTNTKSSSGHGSTVDEHSSSQISPVSEMLSDAISQEHGEKSELFSSKLFGAETNTYNDKHAASHVLDGGKLSGDASPTQINTNPFISFKEDTKMSISEGTASDKSATPVDEVVAEDTYSHIEGVASVSTASVATSSFPEPTTDDVSPSLHAEVGSPHSTEVDDSLSVSVVQTPTTFQETEISPSREECPRPMSISPPDFSPRTGKSSASLQEQRSPEQSTMEFSQESPEQSFAMDFSRQSPEHPAVASSMLHISENGPTEVEYSPSDHHDTYFGKRISVDNDFYAVEKNHQPAAEAHVEGSPSTTSEHSQTSSPLKEDDSLKDVIQNSDMPLYSPPILEQDYFKDDQFSPGADVSPLTPTPSLLRQSPGSTDPTQKIHLSDHSSEALLLEAGADEQESFQMRALNSVVKEPTILYNTNPFACAAGLDGKDNLSDAYDYSSEANDQFPASDKSPFAEHRQEVDLCLVTACEYKHPKTELSPSFINPNPLEWFASEEQEQEKPLTQLGGGQPPSGGKQKSRQCDETPPTSVSESAPSQTDSDVPPETEECPSITADANIDSEDESETIPTDKTVTYKHMDPPPIPMQDPSPSPRHPDVSMMDPETLPVDQNLGKPMKKDIKEKGKTKKVGSKTKSSSPARKSDSKSKTAAASPKPGPIKETMEKSAKTAAPRKKDSIEKGPKVTPNQDLKSSKVEEKDKETKNATNINTTKSSKTGTTGGGSAKSSKSAAVPPGPPVYLDLVYIPNHSSSKNVDVEFFKRVRSSYYVVSGNDAAAGEPSRNVLDALLEGKAQWGSNMQVTLIPTHDSEVMREWYQETHEKQQDLNIMVLASSSTVVMQDESFPACKIEL; this is translated from the exons gtcaAAAAATTCTACACCACAGAAGCGATGTCTTAGAAACTGTAGTTTTAATTAATCCTTCAGATGAAGCTGTCAGTACAGAA GTGCGATTGATGATCACAGATGCTGCAAGACACAAACTTTTAGTGTTAACCGGACAGTGTTTTGAAAACACCGGCGAACTTATCCTTCAGTCTGGAtctttttctttccaaaatttcATTGAGATCTTCACAGATCAAGAG ATTGGCGAACTATTGAGCAATACACACCCTGCAAACAAAGCAAGTCTTACACTCTACTGCCCTGAAGAAGGACACTGGAAGGATTCCAATTTGGACCGACACAATCTTCAAGACTTCATAAACATCAAACTTAATTCCTCATCAGTTTTGCCTGAAATGGAAGGACTTTCTGAATTCACAGAATACCTTTCAGAGTCAGTAGAAATACCATCACCTTTTGATATCTTAGAACCACCCACATCCGGAGGCTTCTTGAAGCTCTCAAAGCCATGCTGTTATATATTCCCTGGGGGTAGAGGAGATTCTGCTTTGTTTGCAGTGAATGGATTTAATATGCTTGTTAATGGTGGATCTGAAAGAAAATCTTGCTTCTGGAAACTCATTAGACATTTAGACAGAGTGGATTCTATATTGCTTACACATATTGGAGATGACAACCTGCCAGGTATTAACAGTATGCTTCAAAGAAAGATGGCTGAACTGGAAGAGGAACAGTCTCAAGGGTCAACAACTAACAGTGACTGGATGAAAAACCTAATCTCTCCAGACCTTGGGGTTGTGTTTCTCAATGTACCAGATAATCTGAAAAACCCAGAACCAAATTTTAAAGTTAGAAGAAGCATAGAGGAAGCTTGCTCTACTCTTCAGTACTTAAATAAACTCTCCATGAGGCCAGAACCTCTATTCAGAAATGTAGGAAACACAATTGAGCCCATTATTTTATTTCAGAAAATGGGTGTAGGAAAACTTGAGATGTATGTGCTGAACCCAGTAAAAGGTAGTAAAGAAACCCAGTATTTCATGCAGCAGTGGTCAGGTAGCAATAAAGATAAAGCTGGCTTAGTGCTTCCTAATGGTCAGGAAGTTGAGATCCCAGTTAATTACCTAACATCAATTTCTTCCCTTATCGTATGGCATCCATCAAATCCTTTAGAAAAAATAGTTAGAGTCTTGTTTCCAGGAAATACAACTCAATACCAGATACTCGAAGGACTTGAAAAACTTAAACATCTAGACTTTCTGAAACAGCCCGTGATAACACAGAAGGATCTAAGTGACTATATATCAAGCCCTGCTGTAAAACAGACAAAGATTAAGCAGAGAGCAGAAAGCAAGGAGAGCTTAAAAATGTCCTCAAAAGCAACATCCAGTAAACCTAATAAAAAAGAATCTAAGGAAGAGCCAGCTGACATAGTCAAAAGCCAACCTGATCAATCAGAAAAAGTGGAGAGCAAGGACAAAACTTTAGTGAAAAAGGCTCAGAAAATTGAGGCAAAGACCTCATCAGAGAAAAGTGCTGTGAACAAAGAAGAATCAATAATTAAGCCAGAAGTGGCAGAGAAACAGAAAACAGATGTGAAACCCAAAGCTGTtaaagaaaaagcagtgaaaaaagaagtaaaggcaaaacctgaAGAAGTGAAAAAAGAAACcacaaagaaagaagaaaaaatgccAGTTAAACACAAAAAGGAAATTAAAGAAGATAAACCTAAGAAAGATGTAAAGGAAGAGAAACCCAAAAAAGAGGTTAAAGAAGATAAATCAAAAAAAGAGGATAAACCTAAAAAAGAGGCCAAAAAAGAGATCAAGAAGGAagaaaaacatgaaataaaaaaagaagtgaaaaaagAAGCACCTCAGAAAGAAGTGAAAAAAGAGGTAAAAAAAGAGGAtaaggaaaaaaaggaagagaaagatgCTAAAAAAGAGGCTAAAAGGCCTGCTAAAGAGTCAAAGAAAATAGCAGCAACTCCATCAGATGCTAAAAAGCCTGCTGTTAAGGCAAAGGCTCAAAAGAAAGAAGAATCCGTGACTAAAGAATCAGCAGCTCCAGTCAAATCAAAGGACAAAACAAAGGTAAATAAGAAAGTAGCTGAGAAGAAGTCCTTGGCAGCTGCAGAGGCAGCTGCTGTTACTGCAGCTGTTGCAGCAACAGCCTCTGTTGCTGCTTTAGCTATAGCAACTGGAAATATAGATAATATGGTGGCAGAAAGATCCCTCATGTCATCTCCTGAAGATTTAACAAAAGACTTTGAAGAGCTTCAGAATGAAGGCATCATAAATGAAGAACTGAAATCCCACCTTCAGGCTCTGTCACCCACAGATGAACCTGTCATAGTACAGACTGAATCTTACACCATCAAGAATGAAAACACTAGCAGTGAACAACCCGCAGACTCACCAGATGAAGGGATAACTACAATGGAAGGTGAATGTGAGCAGACTCCAGAAGAACTGGAGGTTATCGAGAAACACAGGGTGGGTGAAATTGACAAGTTTGAAGATGAAGGAACTGGTTTGGAGGAATCATCAGAAGCTGGTGATTATGAAGAAAAAGCCGAGACAGAAGAAGTTGAAGAACAAATGGAAGATATTGAAGAAAGAGCCTCACTGGTAGAACATCATACTGGTGAGTTTGCCGAAACTGATGAAACTGAGGAAGATGTTGAAAGTGATGTAGTTAAGCATTTGAAGAGTAAACATGAAGACATGATTGATTCTGAGACAGCAGAAGAACAAGCTGAAGAAGACATTGATGAAAGTGCTGAAAAGGTTGAAGCTGATGAAACagaggaagaggtggaggaagACAAAACAGATGATGCAAAGGATGATGAAGAAACAGAAAAGCTGGAAGCTGAAGACCATTATCTAACAGCTATAAAAGACAAGTCAGAAATGGTTAGTGACACTGAAGATAAGTATATTCTGTCTTCAACACCATCCAAGACCTCTGAGCCCCAGTCCCCAGCTGTTGAACCTGGGGCTTCAATTCATGATGAAACTTTACCTGGTGGCTCTGAAAGTGAAGCAACTGCATCCGATGAAGAAAACCGAGAAGATCAGCCAGAAGAatttactgccacctctggatTTACTCATTCAACTATTGAAATATCTAGCGAACCAACACCAATGGATGACATGTCAACCCCCAGAGATGTAATGAGTGATGAGACAAATAATGAAGAAAGTGAGTCTCCATCTCAGGAATATGTCAATATAACTAAATATGAGGCCAGCTTGTATTCCCAGGAGTATGACAGAACCAGAGTGTCACCACTGCTTGAAGGTTTGAATGGGTTATCTGATGTGTCTAAAACAGATGCTACCGATGGCAAAGAATACAATGCTTCAGCTTCTACTATCTCACCTCCATCCTCTTTGGAGGAAGACAAATTTTCCAAGTCATCACTGAGGGATGCATATACTCATGGACACCTTGATGTGAAAGGTTCCACAAACCTGGAAATTCAGGATGACTATGATCTGGAAGAAAAATTAAGTCCAAGTAAAAGTCCTGCTCCTCCTTCACCAATATCTAAAACACCTTTAAGTGAGCGAAGTGTTAATTTTGATCTTACACCTAATGAAATAAAAACATCAGATCTTGGTATCCTACCACCTTTACATGACCATGAACAAGATATAACTGAACAGTGTCCTTCCCCAGATGATAAAACTGTTGAAGTAGCTTCTCCTTCTCAATCTGCCGCTGGAAGTGCTGGGCACACACCTTACTATCAGTCACCGACCGATGAAAAAGCTTCAAACCTACCACCAGAAACAGCAGAAAAGACATCTGTTCCTATTGTCTTTGAATTTTCTGATACCAAAGAAAGGAGTGAAAGTCCCCAAATAAGTCCTATGGATGAGCCAGTGCCAGATTCAGAATCACCAATAGAAAAAGTACTATCTCCATTGCGCAGCCCACCATTGATAGGATCAGAGATAACTTATGACAGATTTTTAACTACTAACACTAAATCATCTTCTGGTCACGGAAGCACTGTTGATGAACATTCCTCTTCTCAGATTAGTCCTGTATCTGAAATGCTGTCTGATGCCATTTCTCAGGAACATGGTGAAAAGAGTGAACTTTTCTCTAGTAAATTATTTGGTGCAGAGACAAATACTTATAATGACAAGCATGCAGCATCCCATGTACTGGATGGTGGAAAGCTTTCAGGAGATGCTTCCCCCACTCAAATAAACACCAATCCATTTATCTCATTTAAGGAGGACACAAAAATGTCAATTTCTGAGGGCACTGCATCTGATAAGTCTGCCACACCTGTAGATGAAGTTGTGGCGGAAGATACATATTCCCACATTGAAGGTGTTGCTTCAGTTTCCACAGCCTCTGTTGCTACTAGTTCATTCCCAGAACCAACCACTGATGATGTATCTCCTTCACTTCACGCTGAAGTCGGATCACCTCATTCTACTGAAGTAGATGACTCCCTATCAGTTTCAGTTGTTCAGACTCCCACAACATTTCAAGAAACGGAAATATCACCATCTCGAGAGGAATGTCCCAGACCAATGTCAATATCTCCCCCAGATTTTTCACCTAGAACGGGAAAATCCTCAGCATCACTGCAAGAGCAGCGCTCCCCAGAACAGTCAACTATGGAATTCAGTCAGGAATCACCAGAGCAATCATTTGCTATGGATTTTAGCAGACAATCACCAGAGCATCCTGCAGTTGCCTCCAGCATGCTTCACATATCAGAAAATGGACCAACGGAAGTTGAGTACAGCCCCTCTGACCATCATGACACTTATTTTGGCAAAAGGATTTCAGTGGACAATGATTTTTATGCTGTAGAAAAAAATCATCAACCAGCTGCTGAAGCTCATGTGGAGGGCTCTCCATCGACAACCTCTGAACACTCACAAACTTCTTCTCCTTTAAAAGAAGATGATTCTTTAAAAGATGTGATTCAAAATTCTGACATGCCCTTGTATTCTCCACCAATACTTGAGCAAGATTATTTTAAGGATGATCAGTTCTCCCCTGGAGCAGATGTTTCTCCATTAACTCCAACACCATCTTTACTAAGACAGTCCCCAGGCTCAACAGATCCTACACAGAAGATACATTTGAGTGATCATAGTTCAGAGGCCCTATTATTAGAAGCTGGGGCTGATGAACAAGAAAGCTTTCAAATGAGAGCGTTAAATTCAGTAGTTAAGGAACCCACAATTCTCTATAATACAAACCCCTTTGCTTGTGCAGCAGGACTTGATGGCAAAGACAATTTAAGTGATGCTTATGACTATTCCAGTGAAGCAAATGATCAATTTCCTGCCTCAGACAAATCACCCTTTGCTGAACACAGGCAAGAGGTTGACCTTTGTCTTGTGACTGCCTGTGAATATAAGCACCCAAAAACAGAACTGTCACCTTCTTTCATTAACCCAAACCCTTTAGAATGGTTTGCAAGTGAGGAACAAGAACAGGAAAAACCCCTAACTCAACTCGGAGGAGGGCAGCCTCCTTCAGGAGGAAAACAGAAATCCCGCCAGTGTGACGAAACACCCCCAACATCTGTAAGTGAGTCAGCCCCATCCCAGACAGATTCTGATGTCCCGCCTGAAACAGAAGAATGTCCGTCTATAACAGCAGATGCAAACATAGATTCTGAAGACGAATCTGAGACTATTCCTACTGATAAAACTGTAACTTATAAACACATGGATCCTCCTCCTATTCCAATGCAAGATCCAAGCCCATCTCCAAGGCACCCTGATGTCTCAATGATGGACCCAGAGACTCTCCCTGTAGACCAGAACTTAGGCAAACCTATGAAGAAGGACATTAAGGAAAAAGGAAAAACCAAGAAAGTCGGAAGCAAAACAAAGTCATCTTCTCCAGCTAGGAAAAGTGATAGTAAATCAAAAACTGCAGCAGCCTCTCCAAAACCTGGGCCTATCAAGGAAACCATGGAGAAGAGTGCAAAGACTGCAGCTCCCAGAAAGAAAGACTCTATAGAGAAAGGTCCAAAGGTTACCCCAAACCAAGATCTCAAGTCATCAAAGGTAGAAGAAAAAGATAAAGAGACTAAGAATGCTACAAATATAAATACTACAAAATCATCTAAAACGGGAACTACAG GAGGTGGATCTGCAAAATCATCGAAGTCTGCAGCTGTGCCCCCAGGTCCACCAGTATACCTAGATCTGGTCTATATACCCAATCACAGCAGCAGCAAGAATGTTGATGTGGAGTTTTTCAAACGGGTACGATCCTCATACTATGTAGTGAGTGGAAatgatgcagcagctggggaacCTAGTCGGAATGTGCTGGATGCTCTTCTAGAAGGCAAAGCTCAGTGGGGAAGTAATATGCAG GTTACATTAATTCCTACTCATGATTCAGAAGTCATGCGAGAGTGGTACCAGGAGACACATGAGAAACAGCAGGACCTCAATATAATGGTGTTGGCCAGCAGCAGCACTGTTGTTATGCAAGATGAATCCTTCCCAGCATGCAAGATTGAACTGTGA